The nucleotide sequence GCAATTGTATTTGTCGCAAAAGGTGTGGACTTTATTTCAAGAATTTAAATGGGGGAAAACATGATTAAAGCTATTTTAATGGATTCTGGAAAAGTGTTGAATAAACCGGCTACAGGTGAATGGTTTATACCGCCTAAGTTTTTTTATTATGTGGATTGGGAGAGATTCAATACAATACCTCTTATAAAAAGAAAATCAGCCTTTGATAAGGCAAATAAGTATATAAAAGAACAAAAACTAATTACTACAGAAGAGGAGGAGTACAAATGCTTCCTAGAATATTATAAAATCTTATCAAAAGAGCTTTATCAGCTTAAGTTAAAAAACAATGATATTGAAGAGATTACAGAAGATTTGGTTTATAACTACAGAAAGTATGATTTTTATAAAGATGCTATTTATGAAATACCTAAATTAAGTAAGAAATATAAATTGGCTGTAATATCAGATGCATGGCCATCACTTGAAGGTGTTTTTAAAAAGGCAGGACTTAGAAAGTATTTTTCTTCTTTTGTAATATCCTCAGTAAAGGGAGTAACAAAGCCAAATGAAATGATGTATAAAACTGCTCTTTCAGAACTTAGGGTATTGCCAGAGGAAGCTGTATTTATTGATGATAACATTAGAAATTGTGAAGGTGCAGTAAAGCTAGGAATTAAAAGCTTTGTTTTAAGTAGAAAAAGTAGAATATATGCTTATAATAAGTTATTTAATAG is from Clostridium acetobutylicum ATCC 824 and encodes:
- a CDS encoding HAD family hydrolase — its product is MIKAILMDSGKVLNKPATGEWFIPPKFFYYVDWERFNTIPLIKRKSAFDKANKYIKEQKLITTEEEEYKCFLEYYKILSKELYQLKLKNNDIEEITEDLVYNYRKYDFYKDAIYEIPKLSKKYKLAVISDAWPSLEGVFKKAGLRKYFSSFVISSVKGVTKPNEMMYKTALSELRVLPEEAVFIDDNIRNCEGAVKLGIKSFVLSRKSRIYAYNKLFNRRIKSIRNLKQLEEIV